The following are encoded together in the Lactuca sativa cultivar Salinas chromosome 1, Lsat_Salinas_v11, whole genome shotgun sequence genome:
- the LOC111915688 gene encoding uncharacterized protein LOC111915688, translated as MATSLSTLLPESQQPQEQEPIAQGDVHSSSGSIGPFFAVMSVLMVLTILSCVFGRIYGRQAAEAPLDKVIKSRDCFGWLKGRLSHCMVGCGGAGGGHVITLAGKGESRKAEEGVV; from the coding sequence ATGGCTACTTCCCTATCAACTCTATTGCCAGAAAGCCAGCAGCCTCAAGAGCAAGAACCCATAGCACAAGGCGACGTTCATTCATCATCAGGATCCATCGGGCCATTCTTCGCAGTCATGTCGGTGTTGATGGTGCTTACCATTCTTTCGTGTGTCTTCGGAAGGATTTATGGCAGACAGGCAGCGGAGGCACCCTTGGATAAGGTTATAAAGAGTAGAGATTGTTTCGGTTGGTTAAAAGGCAGATTATCGCATTGTATGGTGGGTTGTGGTGGTGCCGGTGGTGGTCATGTGATTACACTCGCCGGAAAAGGGGAGTCACGTAAGGCGGAAGAGGGTGTCGTATGA
- the LOC111915689 gene encoding probable calcium-binding protein CML15 has protein sequence MSTTLIPVDQLKQLRDIFNRFDMDADGSLTHLELAALLRSLGLKPSGDQIDMLFNNMDSNGNGAVEFEEMVRAMLPDMTTEQYIFNQTQLVKVFHSFDRDRNGVITRAELAKAMAKMGQPLTYKELTEMIEEADTDGDGVISFSEFARVMAKSAAESFGFPVPLP, from the coding sequence atgtcGACCACATTGATACCGGTTGACCAACTCAAACAACTCCGGGACATATTTAACCGGTTCGACATGGACGCTGATGGATCCCTAACCCACCTAGAGCTAGCCGCCCTCCTCCGTTCTCTAGGCCTCAAACCCTCCGGCGATCAGATTGATATGCTCTTCAACAACATGGACTCCAATGGCAACGGTGCTGTTGAATTCGAGGAAATGGTGCGCGCCATGTTACCAGACATGACGACGGAGCAGTACATCTTCAATCAAACACAACTTGTCAAGGTCTTCCATTCGTTTGATAGAGACAGGAATGGGGTTATCACGAGGGCTGAGCTCGCCAAAGCCATGGCAAAAATGGGTCAGCCATTGACGTATAAAGAGCTCACCGAGATGATCGAAGAGGCTGATACAGATGGCGATGGTGTCATTAGTTTTAGTGAATTCGCAAGAGTCATGGCTAAATCTGCAGCCGAATCGTTTGGATTCCCCGTTCCATTGCCTTGA